The following proteins come from a genomic window of Salvia hispanica cultivar TCC Black 2014 chromosome 4, UniMelb_Shisp_WGS_1.0, whole genome shotgun sequence:
- the LOC125218688 gene encoding chaperone protein DnaJ isoform X2, whose product MQNDEAKILLGFPPNSVPSQSQIKSAYRKKVWETHPDRFPPQLKAQADSNFKLLSEAYTLLNSSGGSRRRAPTAPYYSKVVRTGVPNSKGGRGSMRAASAPFLLIIFGALALGGSTASRAYQRQKEAHPCFNPFLP is encoded by the exons ATGCAAAACGACGAGGCCAAGATCTTGCTGGGATTTCCCCCTAATTCCGTCCCCTCCCAATCTCAG ATTAAGTCTGCCTACAGAAAGAAGGTTTGGGAAACTCACCCCGATCGTTTTCCGCCTCAGCTGAAAGCCCAAGCCGACTCCAATTTCAAATTG CTCTCAGAAGCGTATACTTTGTTGAACTCTTCAG GAGGAAGCAGAAGAAGAGCTCCAACAG CACCCTACTACTCTAAGGTGGTGAGGACTGGTGTCCCAAACTCAAAGGGTGGACGAGGCAGTATGAGAGCTGCATCGGCTCCTTTTCTGTTAATAATATTTGGAGCACTTGCTCTTGGCGGATCAACTGCTTCAAG GGCTTATCAAAGACAGAAGGAGGCTCATCCCTGTTTCAATCCCTTTCTCCCTTGA
- the LOC125218688 gene encoding chaperone protein DnaJ isoform X1, translating to MQNDEAKILLGFPPNSVPSQSQIKSAYRKKVWETHPDRFPPQLKAQADSNFKLLSEAYTLLNSSGGSRRRAPTAAPYYSKVVRTGVPNSKGGRGSMRAASAPFLLIIFGALALGGSTASRAYQRQKEAHPCFNPFLP from the exons ATGCAAAACGACGAGGCCAAGATCTTGCTGGGATTTCCCCCTAATTCCGTCCCCTCCCAATCTCAG ATTAAGTCTGCCTACAGAAAGAAGGTTTGGGAAACTCACCCCGATCGTTTTCCGCCTCAGCTGAAAGCCCAAGCCGACTCCAATTTCAAATTG CTCTCAGAAGCGTATACTTTGTTGAACTCTTCAG GAGGAAGCAGAAGAAGAGCTCCAACAG CAGCACCCTACTACTCTAAGGTGGTGAGGACTGGTGTCCCAAACTCAAAGGGTGGACGAGGCAGTATGAGAGCTGCATCGGCTCCTTTTCTGTTAATAATATTTGGAGCACTTGCTCTTGGCGGATCAACTGCTTCAAG GGCTTATCAAAGACAGAAGGAGGCTCATCCCTGTTTCAATCCCTTTCTCCCTTGA
- the LOC125218687 gene encoding pto-interacting protein 1-like, which yields MSCLGCCGDDEINRNADGGGPYPVKTAAGNAGNYHTAEATSKDQAVKIQPIAVPSIPVDELKEVTSNFSTDSLIGEGSYGRVYYGTLTNGRAAAIKKLDASKQPDDEFLAQVSMVSRLKHDNFVELLGYSVDGNQRILAYEFASNGSLHDILHGRKGVKGAQPGPLLSWAQRVKIAVGAAKGLEYLHEKADPHIVHRDIKSSNVLIFDDDVAKIADFDLSNQAPDMAARLHSTRVLGTFGYHAPEYAMTGQLNSKSDVYSFGVVLLELLTGRKPVDHTLPRGQQSLVTWATPKLSEDKVRQCVDERLQGDYPPKAVAKMAAVAALCVQYEADFRPNMSIVVKALQPLLNTRAGPTGEAGLT from the exons ATGAGTTGTCTTGGCTGTTGTGGAGATGATGAGATCAATAGAAATGCTGATGGTGGAGGCCCGTACCCAGTAAAAACCGCAGCTG GCAATGCTGGGAATTATCACACTGCTGAAGCCACATCTAAAGATCAGGCTGTGAAAATACAGCCTATTGCAGTCCCATCAATTCCCGTGGATGAACTCAAGGAAGTTACAAGTAACTTTAGCACGGATTCTTTAATAGGAGAAGGCTCATATGGTAGAGTTTATTACGGAACTCTTACTAATGGTCGAGCTGCAGCCATAAAGAAGTTGGATGCCAGCAAACAACCAGATGATGAATTCTTAGCTCAG GTATCTATGGTGTCAAGGCTGAAGCACGATAATTTTGTGGAACTACTCGGTTATTCTGTTGATGGAAATCAACGTATTCTGGCATATGAATTTGCATCTAATGGATCTCTTCATGACATTCTTCACG gaAGAAAAGGTGTTAAAGGAGCGCAGCCTGGTCCTCTTCTTTCTTGGGCTCAACGTGTTAAAATTGCTGTGGGTGCTGCTAAGGGCCTTGAATATCTTCACGAAAAAGCAGACCCTCATATTGTCCACCGTGATATAAAGTCCAGCAATGTACTGATTTTTGACGATGATGTAGCTAAGATTGCTGACTTTGATCTATCAAATCAAGCTCCTGATATGGCAGCACGTCTTCACTCTACTCGTGTCCTTGGGACATTTGGATATCATGCTCCAGA ATATGCTATGACTGGACAGCTGAACTCAAAGAGTGATGTTTACAGCTTTGGTGTCGTCCTTCTGGAGCTCCTTACTGGCCGTAAACCCGTTGATCATACATTACCTCGTGGGCAGCAAAGCTTAGTAACATGG GCTACACCTAAACTGAGTGAAGATAAGGTTCGGCAATGCGTTGATGAGAGACTACAAGGAGACTATCCTCCTAAGGCTGTCGCTAAG ATGGCTGCTGTTGCTGCCTTGTGCGTACAGTATGAAGCCGATTTTCGGCCAAATATGAGCATTGTGGTGAAAGCGCTCCAGCCTCTGTTAAATACCCGTGCTGGACCTACTGGTGAAGCTGGATTGACATGA